The Spirosoma sp. SC4-14 DNA window TCGCCATTCACATCGCCAATAGCCAGCCTTGGCCCTTCTGTCGATACCTGAAATGGCATAAGAGGCTCACGTACATAATCGAAGTATGACGAATTTTCTCGATGACGGTACGGAATCGAATCGGCCGTTGTCACATCCGTAAAGAGTGGCGGGTCTGTTCTTGTATACCGATATGTTTTGCCATCAAGCTTTGCATCGGTTTGTTTCAGGCTAAGTACCTGATCGGCCTTTACGTTGGTTTTTACTTCCATTTGCTGGTTTGGCCAGATCACAATCAGCGAGTCGATTTTGTCATGATGGCCCAATCCAAAAAGCAATTCAGGGGCTACCGACGATTCGAAACCGCGCGTCGGTATTAATTGCTGCATCTGCGTTGTATCGGCATGTGGCCCATATTTCAGAATAACTTTAGCCCCAACTCCGAAGCTATTAGGCAAATCACCGTTGAGCCGGATAGTTAGATGATGATTCTCGGGAAAAACAGTATTGGCGTTATTCTGATAAATGCTGGCGGGCGAGTCGATATTGTTGGTGACCAGATCCAGATCGCCATCGTTGTCGAGATCGGCATAAGCCGCACCATTCGAAAAACCCGGTGCCTCAAATCCCCAGGTCGTGGATTTATCTTCAAACCGCAACGATGGCGTTCCTCTGAACAGGTAGTTATGTACTTTACCTTCGGGCATCAGTTTGATAGCACGTTCGTCGAGTGCATCTGAGGTTTCCATGGCATACCGCAGCGAATCGTCGGCGGCAAACTTCACATAATCGAGGTTGTTTGGCCGGTGAACGATGCCATTGCTGATAAACAGATCCTTAATGCCGTCGTTGTCATAATCGGCCAGCAACGGAGCCCAGCTCCAGTCAGTGGCCGCAATGCCAGCCATAGCTCCAACTTCCATGAATTTCTTACCAGACATATTCAGTTGAAGACAGTTTCGGCTATACTGATTCATATAGCCATAAGCCAGTTTATACTGGTAAATATCGAGCGGATCTTCGCCCAGCGACGACTTTTCGATAGTTTCATCTTCAGGATACATATCGAGTGTAACGATGTCGGCAAAGCCATCGTTGTTGACATCGCCAATGTCGTTCCCCATCGAGAACCGGCTAGTGTGCTGAAACGCTTTTTTGCCGATTTCGGTAAAGGTTCCGTTCTGGTTATTCAGGTAATAGTAATCGTCTTCGTGGAAATCGTTGGATACATACAGATCCTCCCAACCGTCGTTGTTCAGGTCGGCAACCGAAATACCAAGGCCATAGCCCATAGCGGCACCGTAAATACCCGCTTTCTCACTCACGTTTATGAAGCGGGGAGCGCGGAGCAAGGAGCGCGGGGCAGTTGCCCCTGGCCCTTCGCCCTTCGTCCCTTGCTCCACAGTCATGTTTTTGTAGAGGTAATCGCCCGATTCATTATGCCGAAGATTCCGTGCCGTCACACGGTCATAGCTGCGTGAGGTATGAACCGCATGGTTGAGCAGGTAACAATCCAGGTCGCCATCATGGTCGTAATCGAAAAAGGCAGCCTGGGTGGAAAAACCGGTAAAATCAAGACCATAGTCGGCAGCTTTTTCTACAAAAGTTCCATCACCATTGTTAATGTAAAGCTCATTAGCTCCTTCCAAAGAGCGAAAATTACCAACAGCACACACATAAATATCCAGAAAACCGTCGCCATTGACATCGGCCATCGTGGCCCCGGTTTGCCAGTCTGAAAACCCTCCGACACCCGCTTTTTCGGTAATATCCTCGAATTTGAAATTTCCTTTGTTAAGGTAAAGTTTGTTTTTGCCCTGATTTGAAACAAAGTACAGATCGGTCAGACCGTCGTTATTGATATCGCCAGCCGAAACACCACCTCCATTGTAGAAATAGAGGTAATCAAGCAGGTTTAACTTTTCGGTAGGAACAAGGTGGTTTGTGAAACCAACCCCTGTTTGAGTTGAATCAAGAACCTGAAAAAGTGGCTTTTCTGACTTAAATGAATTGCAACCTGCCAATGTTAAGGCACCAGCAGCTAAAAATAAAGCAATGCGTTTCACCATAGGAATGATGAATGACGAATGATGAATGATGAATGATAACTAATAAATGACTCTAGTACTCTTTCAAAATCATTTATCATTCATCATTCATCATTCATCATTTATCACTCTATTTACTATTACTTGTTTACGAGATTAAAAACCTGCACCCGATCGTTGTTTTTAGCCAAAATAAGCTGTCCTTGTTTTAGTCTGGCCATATGACGTACCTGCCCACGAACGAAGAAGCCCGAAACCGCAGGATTCATAAATTCATACTCGATGGTTCCATTGGCGGCCTTGCCTTTGTTATGCAACACAACACCATAGCTCGCATCATAACGCCCTATCTCGGGCAGCACATCGAAGAAATTACCGGTCAATATCAGGTCTGTACGACCATCATGATCGTAGTCGAAAAAATCAACGCCACAAACGGGCGAATACTGCGCTTCGGCAGGCAGTTCCTGGTAGCTAAACTTTCCTTTTCCATCGTTCAGCAGTAGGGTCGTTGCGCCCATATAAGCATGCCGAACAGTAGCTTCCTTCAGCTGATCGTCGTCCAGTATTTCATTGATCTTCTTACCGGCAAAGTCGGTAAACTTCACGTATTTCTTTTTGATACTGGGCATTTCTTTCTGCAAATCCTGCTTCAGAATCATCGGGTATAACTCACCGGTTTCGTCGGCGCAGTTTATGATTTGCTCTACCGTTCCACTATGATCAAAATCGCCCACATACAGTTCGGCGGGTATGGTTTGTGTAGCCCGGATACGGGAGTTTAGTCCCAGATTACCTACCACCAAATCCAGATCGCCATCGCCGTCGGCATCACCTGCTTTTACACAGTTCCACCAGCCATTGGTTTTCAGAGCTTCTCCCTGTAGGCTGGCAACGCTCATAGCCGGATTTTGCGCCAACCGCCCGTGCTTGTTTTCAAAGATTGTTATAGGCATCCAGTCGCCAACCACAATTAGTTCGGGATATTGGTCGCCATTCAGGTCGGCCCAGGTGGCACTCGTTACCATGCCTAACTGGTCGGCTTCGGGCAAAAATCGCCGGGTATAGTTCTTGAAATTTCCTCTGCCATCGTTACTAAGCAAATAGCTGGGCGGATTGAAACCATACTGCCCTGGAATGAGTCTCGATCCAACAAATAAATCGATGTCGCCATCCCGATCAAAATCAGCGGCAGCTACACATGAGCCGCTGGCTTTTAGGTTTGGCAAGCCCGTTTCTGAACGTGTAAACCCTCCTTTCCCATCGTTGAGGTAAAGCCGGTCGAGCTGTTCTTCGGCTTCGTTTGTGAACTCATTACTGCCCGAAACAACATACAAATCTAAATCCTTATCGCCATCGGCATCGAACAACACCGCGTCGACCGCTTCGTAGGTCGTATCCTGACGCATCACTCCCGGGGTTTTATCGACAAACCGTCCGCCTGTCTGTTGCAGATACAGCCGATGCGAATGCCCGTTGGCACCACCCAGAAACACATCCTCCAGGCCATCGCCATTCACATCGCCGGTTGCCAGCGCTGGCCCTTCTGTAGAGTATTGCTGTTTTAAGAGCGCATCGCGGTTATAATCGACAAAATTGCTTTCAGTATGTACGAAGTTAATCCCGGATGCAAGTGTATTATCCTGAAAAATAGGTTTGTCGGTTTTAGCCGATGTTTTCCAGAGCTGATTGGCCTGTGTTTGCCGAAGCGTAAGCACCTGATTTGCCTTCGGTTGCCGTATGGTCTGCATCCGGTCGTCGGGCCAGATTACGACAACCGAATCGATCTGTGGGTTGCCGTTTAAGCCAAACAGTAGGTTCAAATCGACCGACGACTGAAAACCTCGGTTGGGCATCTGTTGCAAAACCTGTGTTTGCTTCGACTGGTAAAGAAATACCCGTGCCCCAATGGCATTACGGTTAAGCTCCGTTCCCTCCAGTTTTACCTTCAGGTAATTAGTCTTGTGTTTATCGACCGACTGGTTCTGATAAACCGCTACCGGCGCATTGACGTTATTGACAATCAGATCCAGATCGCCATCGTTGTCGAGGTCGCCATAGGCAGCACCGTTCGAGAAATCAGGCTCCGAAAGGCCCCAATCGAAGGCTTTATTGGTAAACTTCAGATTGCCTTCGTTATGAAACGCATAATTCGGAACCGCTTCGGAGGGCGCTTTATCAAGAAAGTCTTTAAAATTAAAGGCCCGCTGGCGCGCAATCTGGGCCATATTTTCGCGGTCGGCGAGAAAGTTTACAAAATCCTGGTCCGTAACATCTTTAGCAATGCCATTGGCGACAAACACATCTTTCAGCCCATCGTTGTCCATATCGAAGATCAGGGCACCCCAGCTCCAGTCGGTAGCCTGTACACCCGCAAACCGGGCCACATCGCTAAACACCGGGACAGCTCCCCCACCCTCAATGGGGGAGTTTGTCCCTAACGTAGCAGCGCCCTCCCCCTTTGGGGGCTGGGGGGCGTTACCCCGATTCAGATGCAGCATATTCTGCATGATCTGATAATGAAAATCGCGCCCAAGCTTTATCTGCTCCAGATCATGGCTTTCATAGGTCGATGTTTTTTTTAACCGACGGTCGTTGCCAGGCAACATATCGGTAATGAAAATATCGAGTTTCCCGTCATTATTAATGTCGGCCACATCGGCACCCATCGACGACAGGCTTGTGTGTGGCATCGACTCCTTTATGGTTTCCCTGAAGGTTCCGTCGTGATTATTGATGTAGAGGTAATCACGCTCATAGAAGTCGTTGGAGATATAAATATCAGGCCAGTTATCCTCGTTCACATCGCCAATGGTAATGCCCAATCCAAAGCCGATCAAACTTCCATAGATACCTGCCTTTTCA harbors:
- a CDS encoding VCBS repeat-containing protein, translated to MVKRIALFLAAGALTLAGCNSFKSEKPLFQVLDSTQTGVGFTNHLVPTEKLNLLDYLYFYNGGGVSAGDINNDGLTDLYFVSNQGKNKLYLNKGNFKFEDITEKAGVGGFSDWQTGATMADVNGDGFLDIYVCAVGNFRSLEGANELYINNGDGTFVEKAADYGLDFTGFSTQAAFFDYDHDGDLDCYLLNHAVHTSRSYDRVTARNLRHNESGDYLYKNMTVEQGTKGEGPGATAPRSLLRAPRFINVSEKAGIYGAAMGYGLGISVADLNNDGWEDLYVSNDFHEDDYYYLNNQNGTFTEIGKKAFQHTSRFSMGNDIGDVNNDGFADIVTLDMYPEDETIEKSSLGEDPLDIYQYKLAYGYMNQYSRNCLQLNMSGKKFMEVGAMAGIAATDWSWAPLLADYDNDGIKDLFISNGIVHRPNNLDYVKFAADDSLRYAMETSDALDERAIKLMPEGKVHNYLFRGTPSLRFEDKSTTWGFEAPGFSNGAAYADLDNDGDLDLVTNNIDSPASIYQNNANTVFPENHHLTIRLNGDLPNSFGVGAKVILKYGPHADTTQMQQLIPTRGFESSVAPELLFGLGHHDKIDSLIVIWPNQQMEVKTNVKADQVLSLKQTDAKLDGKTYRYTRTDPPLFTDVTTADSIPYRHRENSSYFDYVREPLMPFQVSTEGPRLAIGDVNGDGLADMYAGGAKWQVGSLLLQQPNGRFKASVQPDFVKDSTFEDVDATFFDADGDKDLDLYVVSGGNEFYGQMPEQFDRLYLNDGKGNFTRSASALPRMYDNKSCVRPFDIDHDGDLDLFVGGRVVGFAYGKSPNSYLLINNGKGMFTDQTDKLAPGLRKAGMITDAVWTDYDGDKDADLILAGDWMPIRIFANNKGRFEATKISTADEAPLNGFYQRVIAADFDHDGDIDLIAGNLGTNTKFRKTPDSQLRMWVKDLDNNQTTEQIIAYNRGKDWYPLAFKDELGKQMPGIINKRFTDYVSFAGKPLNEIIKDDELKGADEFTVNQFSSVYLENQSSKEGEPKFVVHELPMMAQVSKLFALDAVDIDHDGDLDVLGGGNFYGVSTYQGRYDASFGLIMLNDGKGHFTAPSPIDAGFLLNGEIRDIRPLPTAQGTLIVVARNGAGLQLFRPLR
- a CDS encoding VCBS repeat-containing protein, with translation MRIRILLILFTGWLAGCRSEQHTPTDPLFLKLTPDETKVNFTNTVTDDKDFNIFNYRNFYNGGGVAIGDVNGDGLSDLFLIANMGDNKLYLNKGKMQFEDVTTKAGVAGKRAWSTGATFADVNGDGRLDLYVCNAGIRDGDDRANELFINNGNDANGIPTFTEQAAQYGLNNRGYSTHAAFFDYDRDGDLDMYLLNNSFMPVGRLVYANLRAQRDSLGGDKLFRNMTMERRKSAPAGPTASPLFEDVSEKAGIYGSLIGFGLGITIGDVNEDNWPDIYISNDFYERDYLYINNHDGTFRETIKESMPHTSLSSMGADVADINNDGKLDIFITDMLPGNDRRLKKTSTYESHDLEQIKLGRDFHYQIMQNMLHLNRGNAPQPPKGEGAATLGTNSPIEGGGAVPVFSDVARFAGVQATDWSWGALIFDMDNDGLKDVFVANGIAKDVTDQDFVNFLADRENMAQIARQRAFNFKDFLDKAPSEAVPNYAFHNEGNLKFTNKAFDWGLSEPDFSNGAAYGDLDNDGDLDLIVNNVNAPVAVYQNQSVDKHKTNYLKVKLEGTELNRNAIGARVFLYQSKQTQVLQQMPNRGFQSSVDLNLLFGLNGNPQIDSVVVIWPDDRMQTIRQPKANQVLTLRQTQANQLWKTSAKTDKPIFQDNTLASGINFVHTESNFVDYNRDALLKQQYSTEGPALATGDVNGDGLEDVFLGGANGHSHRLYLQQTGGRFVDKTPGVMRQDTTYEAVDAVLFDADGDKDLDLYVVSGSNEFTNEAEEQLDRLYLNDGKGGFTRSETGLPNLKASGSCVAAADFDRDGDIDLFVGSRLIPGQYGFNPPSYLLSNDGRGNFKNYTRRFLPEADQLGMVTSATWADLNGDQYPELIVVGDWMPITIFENKHGRLAQNPAMSVASLQGEALKTNGWWNCVKAGDADGDGDLDLVVGNLGLNSRIRATQTIPAELYVGDFDHSGTVEQIINCADETGELYPMILKQDLQKEMPSIKKKYVKFTDFAGKKINEILDDDQLKEATVRHAYMGATTLLLNDGKGKFSYQELPAEAQYSPVCGVDFFDYDHDGRTDLILTGNFFDVLPEIGRYDASYGVVLHNKGKAANGTIEYEFMNPAVSGFFVRGQVRHMARLKQGQLILAKNNDRVQVFNLVNK